A single Lolium perenne isolate Kyuss_39 chromosome 6, Kyuss_2.0, whole genome shotgun sequence DNA region contains:
- the LOC127306457 gene encoding uncharacterized GPI-anchored protein At4g28100, with translation MPRPVHRSLLLYVAAAAGFSLCSVVYCAGAALPDPAPLDPGLFMPSATPSQPGAATIPAFPEQSNAAAGASSTCPLDPNPRLLPAVLSACDSDGALSSRLRCCPALAAWLFAAYAPTALAARPPRPASAAPVDMPVPPDDSEACAGATERALRSEGAALPRPPGANGTCDVAFCYCGVRLRRLTCGAQPTDAGQWVPAEAAARRLERNCARTGVPGCAKCLRALTTVKAGSSGAAASAKLQQAGASSERDCQLMGLIWLLQRNATRYGAAATAVIRALMAADEASAAGVQAAAGPAACSLPVDDMPLPAEYARRSEAAARPPAVCCIYGLILLAMLSVVYSL, from the exons ATGCCTCGTCCGGTTCACCGCTCCCTCCTGCTCTATGTGGCGGCCGCCGCCGGCTTCTCGCTGTGTTCTGTGGTGTACTGCGCCGGCGCGGCATTGCCGGACCCGGCACCGCTCGACCCGGGCCTGTTCATGCCGTCGGCCACCCCGTCACAGCCGGGCGCCGCCACGATCCCGGCGTTCCCGGAGCAGTCAAACGCCGCGGCGGGGGCCTCCTCCACGTGCCCGCTCGACCCCAACCCGCGGCTCCTCCCGGCCGTGCTCTCCGCCTGCGACTCCGACGGCGCGCTGTCCTCAAGGCTGCGGTGCTGCCCCGCGCTGGCCGCGTGGCTGTTCGCCGCCTACGCGCCCACCGCGCTCGCGGCGAGGCCCCCGCGGCCGGCGTCGGCGGCGCCCGTGGACATGCCGGTGCCGCCGGACGACTCGGAGGCGTGCGCGGGCGCCACGGAGCGCGCGCTGCGGTCCGAGGGGGCGGCGCTGCCCCGCCCGCCGGGGGCCAATGGGACGTGCGACGTGGCCTTCTGCTACTGCGGTGTGAGGCTGCGGCGGCTGACGTGCGGCGCCCAGCCGACGGACGCTGGCCAGTGGGTCcccgcggaggcggcggcgaggaggctgGAGAGGAACTGCGCACGGACGGGCGTCCCCGGTTGCGCCAAGTGCCTCCGCGCTCTTACCACG GTAAAGGCCGGTTCGAGCGGTGCGGCGGCGTCGGCCAAGCTGCAGCAGGCCGGTGCGTCGAGCGAGCGGGACTGCCAGCTCATGGGCCTCATATGGCTGCTGCAGCGCAACGCCACGCGCTACGGCGCCGCGGCAACGGCCGTGATCCGGGCCCTCATGGCCGCCGACGAGGCGTCCGCGGCGGGCGTCCAGGCGGCGGCGGGGCCGGCGGCCTGCTCGCTCCCCGTGGACGACATGCCGCTCCCGGCAGAGTACGCGCGGCGCAGCGAGGCCGCTGCTCGGCCACCAGCCGTTTGCTGCATCTACGGCCTCATCCTGCTTGCCATGCTCAGTGTCGTCTACTCGCTGTAG